A portion of the Maylandia zebra isolate NMK-2024a linkage group LG9, Mzebra_GT3a, whole genome shotgun sequence genome contains these proteins:
- the jcada gene encoding uncharacterized protein jcada produces the protein MYSVEDLLISHGYKLPKHATSSTPTPTPAPAPSSHQPRSTSPPSYSKHHEILENRSGPRTVNGYERGPVVAYGNGGGTRQPQPYDAGGCPNNNESRDRSLPRRDGENRCQTDTHSLGESLTSDSGFCDSTRGPQSQSKDVSYWRRRGQDFTVLLDYADFRDPHGGGPGSYSRPDRPQQARGQELSAEERQRAAQERQRWAAQAQAQAHAQAQVQAQAQAQARSRDREAALHQWRMATERKCQSLGTDEWRPAVNFGSQLSQSEGERWTQEQQRLHARTPEGMVVHPRTKAKSQSLPRMLQPESLQFVEIPSSGQELYRRVNGHPFLHHDLYRAPRWPENGRPASANQLSMTPKPRFTRPPRPPSYEMHQQIRGSCEVLSGRDSTIPQSRDRTPIPISRPGDLQLDYFAQDSGPPGYIPPPSYKRAPIMGGGRRGYGEIAVDYRYRGEMYQHIQVAPDGSHWFTRHPVGPWADPQRERSQKQLYPVYTTQEHPGGGVQYIPFDDPRIRHISSALGGNSLTDADKIRHIRNELPSVTVSEPAPDDSAFLPPPLGPFIAAKLANDGNQTSSSDFDNDNKRWHSNLHKQTVDNFPAPDQNCNNRYPKNHRPPPSPSSAFQTPLTRSSSRQGSSSDQVFAETITQVKKIAPDSGPENNRNTKRRVSETIFCLVSVPVHTPTNINKDFGADQNNNETIPSLTVTNTETFAVGLKESPNIRSKSVNEMPIKSHYSRFHTSSTSSMRNYKRAPLRKEIIDAWTLQANEDKELCYAGSWPGNQYRNQETQTGSPLTVVKSPEPQSPPGGQGPVQSASNTTTDIGVVTDNSSSYGYPMAGQKNLHLSSNSAFSRLSLSPTEPLSLQPVQQDLSSPPKVQNQGDEQPSSPRKNSTPETAEQVVFGQFLLKPVNRRPCDVIGELESINKEMEDTISKRPIVAQCIDDLDGMNKSLARFNAGAHFIAGPEPGREAISLPPLHNIKPNSTKVRSKSLASTADLESMSMRRFFSRSQANNIPATNDHSVHTNSNCRDNLSSLPPHNESNRHYRQDIPVPQESLLKDVGLTVYTETPGGPGEPVQRSLSVPSPLDQKDFTQSMEPSWDTRTAILKYRCSPEHNSNNELETEGNAKRKAESNNVPPLRGGVNLTICRTRSESSKSPQKDSSPHITRLTREVSFVFEDDDGDVRYAMSEPLTYKNESTIADKHLENLLIQEKANALRAEDLSNLYEVKCAKGIPENESIEQRAARILGIAVPVEALGVADRQSDDSQDDAEATAAEERQSPTDDTQQVKRECEQVKEESLVVRGTDQEEFKETPSGMDKQVQEEDNRQQHSNDHSDGRDNDDTETQLVLDLPEFPPSKLPLSLPISPDEKLSLSICSWEKKGRGGACKLIESLQDKLNSTAVSSATCMDRSTADRMARLKELDSVSRIRRLSLKDIRSGEEEYSQEINEDREECEVQEKTKEDVVEQQLEKEENEMAREGKEEKNPSEHDKLEVSEEDCRSNEVNEGVCKEEPRQEDEVEGINVETVVTADHEGSKEVETDVKKEEPEEEVVLKIVEEDNENSKDKVEDELNAAGVSRAETTQDTGRRKLPKPKQRTRLQKPPLLPKPRSVPKREITLPLNYSVGTCGPSDMEDEEMLSISDSYDPSQVERV, from the exons ATGTACAGCGTGGAGGACCTCCTCATCTCTCATGGATATAAGCTGCCCAAGCATGCCACGTCCTCCACCCCTACCCCTACCCCAGCCCCTGCTCCCTCATCCCACCAACCCCGTTCAACCTCACCACCATCCTACAGCAAGCACCATGAAATACTAGAGAACAGGTCTGGCCCCAGGACAGTAAATGGCTATGAAAGAGGGCCCGTAGTGGCCTATGGGAATGGTGGCGGAACCAGGCAGCCCCAACCATACGATGCTGGGGGCTGTCCCAACAACAACGAGTCCAGGGATAGGAGCCTGCCGAGACGGGATGGCGAGAACCGGTGCCAAACTGACACTCACTCCTTGGGAGAGTCGCTGACCTCAGACAGTGG GTTTTGTGATAGCACCAGAGGTCCTCAGTCTCAGTCCAAAGATGTGTCCTACTGGCGGAGGAGAGGCCAGGACTTCACTGTGCTGCTGGATTATGCTGACTTCCGAGATCCCCATGGAGGGGGACCAGGGAGCTACAGCAGACCAGACAGGCCTCAACAAGCAAGAGGCCAAGAGCTCTCTGCCGAGGAGCGTCAGAGGGCAGCTCAGGAGAGGCAGCGATGGGCGGCCCAAGCCCAAGCTCAGGCCCACGCTCAGGCCCAAGTCCAGGCCCAAGCCCAGGCTCAGGCCCGATCCAGAGACAGGGAGGCTGCTCTCCATCAGTGGAGGATGGCGACTGAGAGGAAATGCCAGAGCCTGGGGACAGATGAGTGGCGTCCAGCTGTGAACTTTGGCAGCCAGCTGTCACAAAGTGAGGGCGAGCGCTGGACACAGGAGCAACAACGGCTCCATGCCAGGACACCAGAGGGGATGGTAGTCCACCCGAGGACCAAAGCCAAATCCCAGTCCCTGCCCAGGATGCTACAGCCTGAAAGTCTGCAGTTTGTGGAAATACCTTCATCTGGTCAGGAACTGTACAGACGGGTCAATGGCCACCCATTCTTACACCATGATCTTTACAGAGCACCGCGCTGGCCAGAGAATGGCAGGCCAGCTAGCGCTAACCAGCTCTCAATGACACCAAAGCCCCGCTTCACCCGACcccccagacctccctcttaTGAGATGCACCAGCAGATCAGGGGAAGCTGTGAGGTGTTGTCTGGCAGAGACTCAACCATTCCCCAGTCCAGGGACAGAACGCCAATTCCCATATCAAGACCAGGTGACCTCCAACTGGACTATTTTGCACAGGACTCTGGACCTCCAGGATACATCCCTCCCCCATCATATAAAAGAGCTCCTATAATGGGAGGAGGGCGGCGGGGATATGGTGAAATTGCTGTTGACTACAG GTACAGAGGAGAGATGTACCAGCACATTCAAGTTGCTCCAGATGGGTCTCACTGGTTCACCAGACATCCAGTAGGTCCGTGGGCTGATCCCCAGAGAGAGAGGAGCCAGAAGCAACTTTACCCTGTGTATACTACCCAAGAGCACCCTGGTGGAGGGGTCCAGTATATCCCCTTTGATGATCCCCGTATCCGCCATATTTCCTCAGCCCTGGGTGGCAACTCCTTGACGGATGCTGATAAGATTCGCCACATTCGTAACGAGCTTCCCAGCGTCACCGTGTCGGAACCTGCACCCGACGACAGTGCCTTTTTGCCCCCGCCATTGGGGCCTTTCATCGCTGCCAAATTGGCCAATGACGGTAACCAGACATCTTCTAGCGactttgacaatgacaataagaGGTGGCACAGCAATTTGCACAAACAGACCGTCGATAACTTCCCAGCACCTGACCAAAACTGCAACAACAGATATCCTAAAAACCATCGCCCTCCTCCTTCGCCCTCTTCAGCCTTCCAAACCCCGTTAACAAGATCTTCTTCTCGTCAGGGCTCCAGCTCAGACCAGGTCTTTGCTGAAACCATCACCCAAGTGAAGAAAATTGCCCCAGATTCAGGGCCAGAAAACAATAGGAATACCAAGAGAAGAGTGAGTGAGACCATCTTCTGCCTTGTGTCTGTCCCTGTTCATACACCGACTAACATTAACAAAGACTTTGGAGCTGATCAGAACAACAATGAGACAATACCGAGCTTGACCGTCACCAACACTGAGACATTCGCTGTAGGCCTCAAAGAGAGCCCCAATATTAGGAGCAAGTCTGTGAACGAGATGCCTATTAAATCCCATTATTCTCGCTTTCACACCAGCAGCACATCCTCAATGAGGAATTACAAGAGAGCTCCTTTAAGGAAGGAGATAATAGATGCCTGGACACTTCAAGCCAATGAAGATAAAGAGTTGTGCTATGCTGGGTCTTGGCCTGGAAACCAGTACCGTAATCAGGAAACTCAGACCGGCTCACCTTTGACAGTGGTAAAAAGTCCAGAACCCCAGAGCCCTCCGGGTGGGCAGGGACCTGTTCAGTCTGCCTCAAATACAACCACGGATATTGGCGTGGTGACAGACAACAGCTCCTCTTATGGCTATCCGATGGCAGGCCAGAAGAACCTTCATCTCTCCAGCAACAGCGCTTTTTCCCGCCTCAGCCTGAGCCCAACAGAACCGCTATCCCTTCAGCCCGTGCAGCAAGACCTGTCCTCTCCACCCAAGGTTCAAAATCAGGGAGACGAGCAGCCATCATCTCCGAGAAAAAACAGCACCCCAGAGACTGCAGAGCAAGTCGTCTTTGGTCAGTTTCTCCTAAAGCCAGTGAACCGACGACCCTGTGATGTTATTGGTGAACTGGAGAGCATCAATAAGGAAATGGAAGACACAATCAGCAAGAGGCCCATTGTGGCTCAGTGCATTGATGATCTTGATGGGATGAATAAGAGTTTAGCTCGGTTTAATGCAGGAGCACACTTTATTGCTGGTCCAGAACCAGGCAGGGAAGCAATCAGTCTTCCACCATTGCACAATATAAAGCCCAACAGTACAAAAGTCAGATCAAAGTCATTGGCATCTACTGCTGACCTAGAGTCCATGAGTATGAGGAGGTTTTTTTCCAGATCACAGGCCAACAACATACCAGCTACTAATGATCATTCAGTTCACACAAACTCAAACTGCAGAGACAACTTGTCCTCGCTACCCCCTCACAATGAGTCTAACCGCCACTATAGACAGGATATCCCAGTCCCTCAAGAGTCTTTATTGAAAGATGTGGGGTTAACTGTGTACACTGAAACTCCCGGTGGTcccggggagccagtgcagcgctCACTCTCAGTCCCCTCACCGCTGGATCAGAAAGATTTTACTCAGTCGATGGAGCCCTCCTGGGACACGAGGACAGCAATTCTTAAATATAGGTGTAGCCCTGAGCACAACTCAAATAATGAACTTGAAACCGAGGGGAATGCAAAAAGAAAGGCTGAATCAAACAATGTTCCACCATTAAGGGGAGGCGTGAATTTAACCATCTGCAGGACCAGGAGTGAAAGCAGCAAATCACCCCAGAAAGACAGTTCACCACATATCACAAGGTTGACCAGGGAGGTTTCTTTTGTgtttgaggatgatgatggcgaTGTGAGATATGCCATGTCGGAGCCACTGACCTACAAGAATGAGTCAACAATAGCAGATAAGCACCTAGAGAACTTATTGATTCAAGAGAAAGCCAATGCTTTACGTGCAGAGGATCTCAGCAACCTGTACGAGGTCAAATGCGCAAAAGGAATCCCGGAAAATGAGTCCATCGAACAGAGGGCGGCGCGGATCCTGGGTATAGCCGTTCCAGTGGAAGCTTTAGGCGTGGCTGACAGGCAGTCTGATGACAGCCAGGATGATGCAGAAGCTACTGCAGCTGAGGAACGACAAAGCCCAACTGATGACACACAGCAAGTGAAACGAGAGTGTGAGCAAGTGAAAGAGGAGTCCTTGGTTGTCCGAGGTACAGATCAAGAAGAGTTCAAAGAGACACCATCAGGTATGGATAAACAAGTACAAGAAGAAGATAACaggcaacagcacagcaatGATCACAGTGATGGCAGAGACAATGACGATACAGAGACTCAGTTAGTATTAGACCTGCCCGAATTCCCACCAAGTAAGCTTCCCCTGTCTCTGCCCATCAGCCCCGATGAGAAGCTGTCCTTGAGCATTTGCAGTTGGGAGAAAAAGGGGCGAGGTGGAGCATGCAAACTAATCGAATCCCTGCAAGATAAGCTGAACTCTACCGCGGTTTCATCTGCTACTTGTATGGACAGGTCAACAGCAGACAGAATGGCCCGTCTGAAAGAACTGGACTCTGTGTCTCGAATAAGACGCCTTAGTCTCAAAGACATCAGGTCTGGTGAAGAAGAGTACTCGCAAGagataaatgaagacagagagGAATGTGAAGTTCAGGAGAAGACAAAAGAAGACGTAGTCGAGCAACAATTAGAAAAGGAGGAGAACGAAATGGcaagagaaggaaaagaggagaaaaacccAAGTGAGCATGATAAGTTGGAAGTTTCTGAAGAAGACTGCAGATCAAATGAAGTGAATGAAGGGGTGTGTAAGGAAGAGCCGAGACAGGAAGACGAGGTTGAAGGGATTAATGTTGAGACTGTGGTAACAGCAGACCATGAAGGAAGTAAAGAAGTAGAAACTGATGTTAAAAAGGAAGAGCCAGAAGAAGAAGTGGTTTTGAAAATTGTGGAGGAAGACAATGAAAACTCTAAAGATAAGGTGGAAGACGAACTGAATGCAGCAGGGGTCAGCAGAGCGGAGACAACTCAAGATACCGGCAGGCGAAAGTTACCCAAACCAAAGCAGCGCACTAGGCTCCAGAAGCCTCCTCTGCTTCCTAAACCTCGCAGTGTTCCCAAGAGAGAAATAACGCTGCCACTTAACTACAGCGTTGGGACCTGTGGCCCCTCAGATATGGAGGATGAGGAAATGCTCTCCATTTCAG ACTCTTACGACCCCAGTCAAGTGGAGAGGGTGTAA